The genome window TGGTAGGTCGGCACCGCGACGCCGTCGCCCTTCGCGCCCCCGAGAGTGGCGTCGTACCAGTAGGCGCGCGGCGCGTCGGCCTTCAGCGTGCCCACCGCGAGGCCGGTGCGCTTGGCGACGTCCGCGATGGCGGCCTGGGCGGCGCCCGCGTCACTCGCCGGGAAGGCCCCAGCGGTCTTCTTCGCGGTGCGCCCGTGCGTGGCGAGCACCGCGCCCGCCTTGTCGCGGACCTGGATCAGCTGGCCGCCGAACACCGGCACCCCGCCGATCTCCTGCTGCGACCGCAAAACGCTGCCGAACGGCATCGCGAGGGGGTTCAGCGCGTGCATCGACGGCTGGGCGATGGTCGCGTAGGCGGGCGAACCCGTCGTGAGCAGCGACACCGCGACGACGGCCGCGCTCACCGCCGCCGTCCCTGCGATGACCCGTTTGCGTGACACCCGGTACACCTCCGTGGAAGCTTGATCACCTGACGTGAAGTCCGAGCAGGTTCACATGCCCCGAAGGGGTCGCACACCGGTCGAAAGTAGGTAACCCACCAAGTTGGGTACGGATGTCGGTGGTTAATCACCGACAATTCGGACGGCGATCATGAAGCGGGCGGGGCCACCCGCAGCCGCCGCGAGCCGCCTCGCTTGTGGCGGGCCGGTTCGAGCAGCCCCCTGGACGACATGAATGAGTCATTCAGGACCTCCGGCGACATGAATGAGTCATTCAAGACATCAGGCGGGCCCGCCGATGCAACGATCCGCCAGCCACCACAGTCACGAAGCGGGCGGGGCCACCACCCGCAGCTGCAGCATCGCGGCGAACCGCGCCTCCGGGTCCGCCATGTCGAACCCGCCCACCTCCGCCAGCCGCCGCAAGCGGTAGCGGAACGTGTTGGGGTGCACGTGGACCGCCGCCGATGCCGCGATCACGTCGCCGAACGCGTCGAGCCACGCGCGCAGTGTCTCGACCAGGTGCGCTTGGTGCTGCTCGTCGTACTCGATCAACCGCGCGACCGGCCCGGTCGGGCGGTCGCCGCGGACGGCGACCAGGTCCTGCAGCTCCAGGAGCAACGCCTCCACGTGGACGTCCGCCAGCAACGCCACCCGGCGGCCCGCGCCGCTCCCCGACCGCAGGACCCGCAACGCGCGGTCCGCGCTCGCGCGGGCTTCCGGGAGCTCGGCCGCGCTGCGGGCGACCGGGCCGATGCCGACCACCGCGCGGACGCGGTCGCCCACCCGGTCCAGGAAGTCCTTCGAGATCCGGAGCGCGCGGCGCTCGCCGTCGGCGTCGCGGGTCACCGGGACCAGGCCGTACGCCGTGTCGCCGATCAGGGCCGCCGCGCAGCGGGGGTGCACCGCGCTCAGGTGCATGGCCAGCCCGTCGGCCAGGCGCTGCCGTTCCGTCGCGACTTCCGCGTCCTCGGCGCCGTTCTCCAGCACCGCCAGCGCCAGCACGACGACCGGCTGGTCGGCCAGTCCCAGCCGGCTCAAGGCTTCCCGCGCCGCTCCGCCGCCTTCGAGGGCGGTGCTCAGCAGGTCCGCGCGCAGGCGCCGTTCGACGTCGGCGCCCGCCCGGACGCGCAGCAGGTGCAGCGCCACCAGGCGGGCTGCGTCGCAGAGGGCCTGGGTGCGGTCGGGCGTCAGCGGTTCGCGCACCGCGGCCCAGATCGAGCCGAGGATCTCGTCGCCCGCCCGCACCGCGACCGCCACCCGCGGGATGGTGAACCCGTCCATGCTGTCCGGCGGCCGGTCGACGAACACCGGCTGGTCGCTGCGGTAGAGCTCGCTGAACACCCCGCGGTCGGCCAGCATCCGCGAGAACCGCTCCGGCACCTGCCGCCCCAGGATCGTCTCGACCCGCGACGGGTCGGCTTCGTCCTGGTGCCCGGAGAACGCCAGCACGCGCGACCGGCGGTCCTCGATGGTGACCGGCGCGTCGATCAGCGCCCCGATCGCGTTGGCCACCGCGAAGAGGTCGCCCGAGGGCAGCCCGGCCAGCGTCTCCGGTTCGGCGTCGCCGACGTCGCCTTCGGCCAGCAGCGACCGCAGCATCGCGGCGAGCTGGGCCCAGGACGCGCCGCGGGCCAGGCCCAGCAGCGCGACGCCGGTCTCCTCGACGGCGGCGGTGATCGCCGCGGTCACCGTGACCGGCGCGCGCAGCACGAGCCCGGCCGCGTCGTGGCGCGCCAGCGCGCGCAGCTGCCGCACGACTTCGCCGGGCTCGGCCAGCCCGACCCCGAGCACCAGGGCGTGCTGCGGCAGCGCGGGTTCGTCGAGCGGGTCGTGGATGGCGACGCCGCCGATGCCGCCCGGGCGGTCGCCGTCGCCGAGCACGAGGTCCAAGAGGGTGCCGCCGAGGTCGTCGAGGACGCGGCCGAGGCTGGCGTGCGGGCGCAGGTTCACCGAAACGAGCACCTCCCGAAGCTAGGCGGGGCGACCCCAGCCTAGTTCGTCGGAAGGGACGAAATCACCACCCGATTTCGTCGACCGGCACTAACTCGCGGTTTCCCGTCGCCGGGCCGCGTCCCCGGCCGCCGCGGCCGCGTACAGCCACGCGAACGCGGCCCACATCCCGGCGAAGATCAGCCCGACCAGCACGTAGGCGACCGTCCACAGCACCAGCGGCGTGTCGGTCTTGCGTTCCCGCTGCAGGAACGAGATCTCCGAGACGAAGTCGCGCTTCCCGGACTCGGCGGTGATGACCTTCGCGTTCGCCGCCGGGTCGGCGGGGGCGTAGATCGGCGCGAGCGCCATCAGGCGGTTGGCGACGTGCAGCCGGATCCCCGCCTTCCACTGCCCGAACACCGGCAGCGGCTCGGCCGTGCGGTAGACGCCGGGGCCGAGCTTCTCCAGCGGCGCGGAGTAGAAGTCCCCGCCCTGCCAGGCGAACCCGGTGAGCCAGACGGCGTCGTCGGCGAGGTCGGGCCGGCTGATCGTCACGGTGGCGTCCACCCAGCGGGGCGTCCCGCCGCCGTGCGGGTTCGAGATCTCCTGCCCCACCGCGGCTTCGGTGAGCCGGACGTCGGCGGCGAGCCCCGGCGGCGGGGCGAGCGGCGCCGCCACCGCCGCCATCAGCGCGACGACCCCGAGGGCGCCGGCCAGCCCGGCGGCGTGCCGGGCCCCGAACGCACGCGGGAGGCGGGTGCCCGCGGCGACGTCTTCGATGCGCTGGTACTGCCACGCGCCGATCAGCGCGCCGCCGATGCTCGCGGCCGCGCCGAAGGCGAGGAAGAGGCCGAGGTCCGCGGCGGGCCACGGGTCCGGCATCAGCCACTGCGAGAACGCCCACTCGCCGAGCAGGCCGAGGGTGCCGCTCGCCAGCCCGGCCACGACCGGGAACAGCGGCCCGCGCACCAGCAGCGCGACGACCTCGATCACGACCGCCTCGGCGGCGTACGGCAGCAGCGAAGCGACGTGCAGGTCCGCCACCAGCGGGATGATCGAGAAGACCGCGCGCGAGACCAGCAGCACGGCGACAACGATGAGCGCGCCACCCGGCCCCCACGAGAGGCGGCCGCAGACGAGCGTCCAGCTGCCGATCAGCCCGACGAGCACCACCTGGGCGAGCATCGGGAACTGCGGCACGCCGAGGTCGAACTCCATCAGGAACGCCGACGCGCCCATCATCCAGGCGCCGGCCAGCACCGGCCCGAGCAGCCGGACGAACGGGCCGGTGGCGCCGGCCTGACGGGCTTCGGCCAGCAGCAGCTGCAGGCCGATCACCACGCCGACGCCGCCGCCGATCATCAGCACGTGGGTGGGTCCCCACTCGGTGACGTCCTGACCGAAGAGCCGGTGCCAGACGTCGTCGAGCGGGAAGCCGGCGATGCCGACCAGGCCGGTCAGCATCATCTGGACGCTGCCCATCGGCACCCGCCAGTGCGGACCGAGCTTGAAGGTGCGCTTCGGCAGCTTGCCCTTGGCCAGCGCGGCGCTGAGCACGCCGCTGGCGAAGATGCCCATCAGCCCGAAGTAGATCGGGTAGTGCGACGGGTTGGCCAGCGGCCCTTCGTCGCGGCCGAGCTCCATGTGGATCGGGACGTCCCAGTAGACGCCGATCAGCGCGGACATCCCGGAGAGGAAGGCGACGAACATCGGCAGCGCCGCCCAGCGCGGCAGGCCGGACAGCTCGCCCGACCAGTCGGCGAGGCGGCCCACCAGCGTCCGTTTGCCGGCCCGCGTCCGCAGGACGAAGATCGCCAGCGGGAGGAAGACCAGCAGGAACATCAGCAGCGCGACGACGATCTGGCCGAACTGCGCGCCCCCGGCCGGGGGGCTGTTCTCCTGCGCCAGCAGCATCGCGTGCGCCTTCCTGATTCCGTGAACACAAGTAACTGTTACTGTTCGTCACACGATAAGCCGGGCGAACCGCCCGGGCAACCCCGGGGTGTCCCCTACCGGACAACCCGCACGATCGATAAGGACGGCGATGGCGCGGACCCTCCTGCTGGTGACAATGCTGGGCTTGCTGCTGGGCGGGTGCTCCTCCCCCACGCCGCCGGCACCGGCGGGCCCGGGCGAGCAGGTCGTCCGGTTCACCGTCCAGGACGGCAAGCGCGTCGCGGGACCCGACCGGGTCGAAGTCGCCCCCGGCCGCGCCGTCCGGCTCGAGGTCACCTCGGACACCGCCGACGAGCTGCACGTCCACGGCTACGACAAGGAGGCCGAGCTGACCGCGGGACAGCCCGGCTCGGTGGCGTTCACCGCCGACATCCCGGGCTTGTTCGAGGTCGAACTGCACCACAGCGGGGCGAAGCTGACCCAGCTGCGGGTCGGCGCGTGACGATCGTCCTGGCGCACGGGCTCGGCGGGCGCTCCGACCTGCCGGTCCCGCTCTGGCTCGCGCTCTACGCCGGCGCGGCGGCCGTGCTCGCGTCGTTCGTAGCGCTGACGCTGCTGTGGAAAACCCCGCGGCTGCGGGGCGCGGAAGCCGGCCGACCGCTGCCGTTCGAGCGCTTCCTCGACTCCCGGGCGCTGTCGCACGTCCTCAACGGACTCGGACTCGTGTTCCTCGCCGGGTTCCTCGCGGTCGCGTGGTTCGGCCCGGACACTTCGGCGGCCAACCCGGCACCAGCGTGGTTCTACGTGTGGTTCTGGGTCGGACTGGTGCCGCTGTCGCTGCTCTTCGGCCCGGTCTGGCGCCGGCTGAACCCGGTGCGCACCTTGGCTTCGCCGTTCCGCGGGCGGCGTCCACTGCCCGAACGGCTCGCCCACTGGCCCGCCGTCGCGAGCCTCCTCGCGTTCCTTTGGCTGGAGCTGGCGTCCGGCCACTCGGACTCGCCGCGGCTGATCGCCGCGTTCGTCACCGTGTATGTCGTTATACACGTGGCTTGCGGTGCGGTGTACGGGCCGCGCTGGTTCGACCGCGGCGACGGGTTCGAGGTCTACGCGGTGCTGATCGCCGGGCTGTCCCCGGTCGGCCGCCGCGCCGACGGCCGCCTGGTCGTGCGCTCCCCGCTCGACGGCCTCCTGGCGCTGAGCGGCTCCCCCGGCCTGACGCCGCTGATCCTCGTCGTCCTGGGTTCGACGGCGTTCGACGGCCTGACCCGCCTCCCGTTCTGGAGCGATCTCGCGCCGTCGGTCCCGCTCGCGACGGCCGGCCTGCTCGCCGCGATCGGCCTCACGGCGGCGGCGTACGCGGGCGGCATCCGGCTGACGCGGCCGTACCTGCGCAGGGGCACCGAGCCGTACACCGGGTTCGCGCACACGCTGGTGCCGATCATGGTGGGCTACACCGTGGCCCACTACTTCTCGTTCGCGCTCTTCGAAGGCCAGCGCGGCTTCGACCCCGCCGTCGCCGACTACACCCTGGTGCCCGCGGCGGCCATCGCGCTGGTGCAGGTGGGCGCGATCGTGCTCGGGCACGTCCTCGCGGTCTGCTCGGCGCACGACCGCGCCCTCGGCGTGCTGCGCAGCGGGTACCGGACGGTGGGCCAGTACCCGCTGCTGGCCTTGATGGTCGGCTACACGGCGGTCGGCATCTTCCTGGTGTCGGGCGCATGACCACGGTGGACACCGCGGCGCGGGTGGTGATGATGCACCAGGGCGGCTGGGACGAGATCGCCCTGTTCACCGGCCCGGTGGCGATCATCGGCCTGCTGATCTTCCTCGCCCGGCGGCAGGTGCCCCCGCCGGACGAGGAAGACGACGACGACGTCAGCTAGTCAGCTTCGCCGCCACGTTGTAGGCCTCCACCAGCAGCTTCGCGTTCGGCACCCGGCGCCGCGGCTCGACGCGGACCGTGCGGCTCTCCCCCGGCAGCAGCCAGAAGTAGTTGTCGCCGTACTTCGTCGGCAGGACGCGGTCCGTCCCGTTCTTCTCCCGCAGCGACAGCCGGATCATCGCCGCCACCGTGCGGCCGTCGTTGCGGATCGTCGCGGTGTACGCGTCGCCGTCCGGGCGCCAGGACGTCGTCAGGCGCGCGCCCGGGAGCTGGTTCAGCGCGCGCATCGCCGTGTCCGTCCGGTAGCGCCAGTACGTGTTCTCCGACAGCACCGCGCCGCGGTCGTCGGTCAGGGTCAGGCGCAGCAGGTGCAGGTCCGGCAGAGCGTCGGCGAACGGGACGGTGAACGCCGCCGCGGCCGAAATCGGGGCCACGTCGAGCTTCTGCTGCTGGGCCGGGCCCAGCGCCGTGCCGTCGAGGCCGTACAGCCGCGCGGTCGCGGTCACGCCGGTCAGCGCGCCCGGCGTGTGGTTGACCACCCGGACCTGCCACGTCGTCAGGTCGGCCTGCACGTGGTGGTGCTCGCAGCCCTTGCGCGCGCCGTAGTAGCTGCCGTTGACGTCGAGGTCGTAGTCGTAGGTCTGCCAGACCGTGCTGTGCCACGCCGGGTGCGACATCCACAGCAGCACGCCGGTGGCGTCGTTCCACAGCTTCGCGTTCCACGCCTCGAAGATCGCGCGCATGCTCTCGTAGTTGACGAACTGCGCCTTGCGGCAGAACTCCGCCAGGCTCGTCGAAGGGGCCAGGCGTGCGTCGATCGCCGCGAGGTAGCTCTGCGGGGACTGGTTGCCGTTCGTGGACCAGTCGTGCAGGAACCAGGGCGCGCCGATCGGCCAGCCCGGGTCGTCCTTCCCGACCAGGTTCCGCATGCTTTCGACCACCGACACCGTCGGCAGCCCGATCTCGCTCCAGAACCCGGCCTTGCCGCCGGTCGCTTCGCCGGTGAAGTACCGCTTCGGGTCCTGCCAGTAGTACGGCCCGTCGCCGGTGATCACGCCGCCCGCGGAGTTGCCCTGGTAGAGCAGGTCGGTGCTCGAGTGGACGATGTCGCGCAGCGCGTTGTCGATGACCGGCGGCGGGGTGCCTTCGTTGCAGCCGAACCAGACCGTCGCGCACGCGTGGTGGCGGTAGCGCAGCACGGTGTCCTTCGCCTGCGCCAGGAAGACGTCGTGGTTGGCCGGGTCGGTCGACCAGCCGTCCCAGAACTCGTTCCACAGCAGGATGCCGTACTTGTCGCAGGCGTCGAACAGCTCCTGGCGGTACGACGATCCCACCCAATTGCGGATCAGCGTGAAGTTCATGTCGCGGTGCATCGCGACGACGGCGTCGGTGCGCTCGGCCGGCATCCGGCGCAGCAGCTCGTCCCAGCCCCAGCTGCCACCGCGGGCGAAGATCTTGACGCCGTTGACGAGGAACGTCAGCGGCTTCGGGCTGTTGTCCACCGAAGCGGCGTCGGTCCAGCTGTCGCCGTCTTGGGAGACCTGGATCTTGAACGTCGCGGCGTACGCGGTTTCCCAGGTGAGGACGACCTTCTCGAACGCCGTCGCGGCGCCGAGGTCGACCTGCAGCCACTGGTTGTCGTCGTAGGCCGACGTCCAGCGCGTGTTCGGGTCGCCGTCGAAGGCCCGCTCGGGCGGGTTGCCGTCGGCCACGGACAGCGAGCTCGACGGCTTGCCCTGCGCGACATCGGTGCCCGAGCCGTCCAGGACGGCCATCGTCCAGAGCGAGAAGCCCCAGCCGGTGGCGCGCTTGAGGCCCTGCATCCGGACGTACCGGGCGGTTTGCGCGCCGAGCTCGACGGTCTGCGTGGCGCGGCCGTCGGCGATGACGACCGGCAGGTCGTACTGGTAGCCGATCTCGCGCAGGCCGATCTTGACCGTGCGCCGGTCGCTGGTGCTCGCGCCGATCGCCGCGGTGAGCGTCAGGTCGTAGAGGTCGGGGTCGCCGTAGCCGTTGGGCCACCACAGCTTCGGGTTCTTCACCACCTGTTTCGGGAACACGACGTCGGTGCTCTGCCCGGCCGGGACGGTGACCGTGCTCGACACGCTGACCGGGCCGAACGCGGCGCTGACCTTGACCCGCTGGGCGGTCGCGGCGGCGTTGCGGACCGGGACGGTCAGCGTCACCTCGGCGGTACCGTCGCCCGGCACCTTCGTGTCGGCGCGGACGTCGCCGAGCACGGCGGCGCCGGTCGAGCGCAAGCGGACGTGGTCCCAGATGCCCGAGGCGCGGTCGCGCACCGCCGGCATCCAGTCCCAGCCGGAGACCGCGAGGTACGTCGGCGAGTTGTCGAACATCGTGCCGCCCGCGTCGACCCAGGAACTGCCGTCGGCACCCTTGTCCCCCGGGCTGCCGGGGCGCGGCATCGGCGAGATCTTCACGGCGAGGGCCTGGTCGCCGGTCCGGCGCAGCGCCGCCGTGACGTCGAAGGCGCCGCGGCCGAACGGGTGGCTCTGCGTGCCGATTTCCGCGCCGTTGAGCCAGATCTGAGCCTCGTGGTTGACGCCGTCGAATTCGAGCCAGACGTGCCGGCCGGGCGAGGTGTCGAGGCCGCGCGGGAGGGCGAAGCGGCGGCGGTACCACCAGGCGTGCCGGGAAAGCGCTTCCGGGACGTGCAGCTGGTTCATCCCGGACACCGGGTCGGGCAGCTGCCCCTGCTCGACGAGCGAGGCCAGCACGGTGCCGGGCACCGTGGCCGGCAGCCAGCCGCGGGTGTCCACTTCTGCCCCCGAGAGCGCCTTGCCGTCGCCGGTCGGCGCCCAGTCGTCCATCGTCAGCACCCAGCCGGATTCGAGCGGCACGGTGCCGTCGGGCGCCACGGCGAGCGCGGGCGGGTCGTCGTGCGGGCGGACCGGGAAGCTGGTCCAGCCGTGCACCGCGGGGCGGTTCCGCGGGCCGGCGCCGAAGACCTGGAAGCCGTTGAGGCCCAAGGGGTTGGTCGTCGAGCGGCGGCTCGCGGTGAAGCGGACCCAGCGTGCGGTGACGGCGAGGGGGATGGTCACGACGCCGCCGGTGCCGGCGTCGGTGTGGTGGACCGTGCGCCAGGCCCGGCCGTCGTCGGAGACGTCGAGGTCGAACGCGGTCGCGTAGCTCGACTGGATCTCGGCACCACTGGTGCGGCTGCGGGACGCGCTCGCGTCGAAGGCCGGGTCGCCGGGCTGGGCCTCGAAGGTCAGCACGACGGAGTCGACGCGGCAGGCGGCCTGCAGGTCGACGACGATCCACTGCCCGTCGCCCGGGGCGGCGCGCCAGCCGGAGCCGCGGACGCCGACCTGCGCGAGGCCGTCGACGGCGAACTCGGCCGGGGTGGCGGCGTACGCGG of Amycolatopsis solani contains these proteins:
- a CDS encoding PucR family transcriptional regulator, with the translated sequence MLVSVNLRPHASLGRVLDDLGGTLLDLVLGDGDRPGGIGGVAIHDPLDEPALPQHALVLGVGLAEPGEVVRQLRALARHDAAGLVLRAPVTVTAAITAAVEETGVALLGLARGASWAQLAAMLRSLLAEGDVGDAEPETLAGLPSGDLFAVANAIGALIDAPVTIEDRRSRVLAFSGHQDEADPSRVETILGRQVPERFSRMLADRGVFSELYRSDQPVFVDRPPDSMDGFTIPRVAVAVRAGDEILGSIWAAVREPLTPDRTQALCDAARLVALHLLRVRAGADVERRLRADLLSTALEGGGAAREALSRLGLADQPVVVLALAVLENGAEDAEVATERQRLADGLAMHLSAVHPRCAAALIGDTAYGLVPVTRDADGERRALRISKDFLDRVGDRVRAVVGIGPVARSAAELPEARASADRALRVLRSGSGAGRRVALLADVHVEALLLELQDLVAVRGDRPTGPVARLIEYDEQHQAHLVETLRAWLDAFGDVIAASAAVHVHPNTFRYRLRRLAEVGGFDMADPEARFAAMLQLRVVAPPAS
- a CDS encoding discoidin domain-containing protein, whose amino-acid sequence is MAEEYGITADVEPAEVAAVSRRHVLAAGTGLLAGFGLAAVLPGVASAAPAVAQKTDLALFRPVQVSSTAYAATPAEFAVDGLAQVGVRGSGWRAAPGDGQWIVVDLQAACRVDSVVLTFEAQPGDPAFDASASRSRTSGAEIQSSYATAFDLDVSDDGRAWRTVHHTDAGTGGVVTIPLAVTARWVRFTASRRSTTNPLGLNGFQVFGAGPRNRPAVHGWTSFPVRPHDDPPALAVAPDGTVPLESGWVLTMDDWAPTGDGKALSGAEVDTRGWLPATVPGTVLASLVEQGQLPDPVSGMNQLHVPEALSRHAWWYRRRFALPRGLDTSPGRHVWLEFDGVNHEAQIWLNGAEIGTQSHPFGRGAFDVTAALRRTGDQALAVKISPMPRPGSPGDKGADGSSWVDAGGTMFDNSPTYLAVSGWDWMPAVRDRASGIWDHVRLRSTGAAVLGDVRADTKVPGDGTAEVTLTVPVRNAAATAQRVKVSAAFGPVSVSSTVTVPAGQSTDVVFPKQVVKNPKLWWPNGYGDPDLYDLTLTAAIGASTSDRRTVKIGLREIGYQYDLPVVIADGRATQTVELGAQTARYVRMQGLKRATGWGFSLWTMAVLDGSGTDVAQGKPSSSLSVADGNPPERAFDGDPNTRWTSAYDDNQWLQVDLGAATAFEKVVLTWETAYAATFKIQVSQDGDSWTDAASVDNSPKPLTFLVNGVKIFARGGSWGWDELLRRMPAERTDAVVAMHRDMNFTLIRNWVGSSYRQELFDACDKYGILLWNEFWDGWSTDPANHDVFLAQAKDTVLRYRHHACATVWFGCNEGTPPPVIDNALRDIVHSSTDLLYQGNSAGGVITGDGPYYWQDPKRYFTGEATGGKAGFWSEIGLPTVSVVESMRNLVGKDDPGWPIGAPWFLHDWSTNGNQSPQSYLAAIDARLAPSTSLAEFCRKAQFVNYESMRAIFEAWNAKLWNDATGVLLWMSHPAWHSTVWQTYDYDLDVNGSYYGARKGCEHHHVQADLTTWQVRVVNHTPGALTGVTATARLYGLDGTALGPAQQQKLDVAPISAAAAFTVPFADALPDLHLLRLTLTDDRGAVLSENTYWRYRTDTAMRALNQLPGARLTTSWRPDGDAYTATIRNDGRTVAAMIRLSLREKNGTDRVLPTKYGDNYFWLLPGESRTVRVEPRRRVPNAKLLVEAYNVAAKLTS